A genomic window from Candidatus Denitrolinea symbiosum includes:
- a CDS encoding methionine synthase, protein MTNARRTVVAAALGECVHVAGVMNFLRLAEAAGWRTVFLGPAVATEDVLAAARREDADLVGVSYRLTPETGERLLGEFAEAADELRESGVRFAFGGTPPVAERAKALQFFERVFDGSEPVEAVLGYLKGQNIAGESSQQFPQTAIERIRWKSPYPILRHHFGLPTMEDTLAGIEKIAEAQALDVISLGIDQDAQENFYHPERQDPRRKGAGGVPVRSEADYRALYAASRRGNFPLLRAYSGTDDFIRLAEMYADTIHIAWCAIPLFWFNQMDGRGPWDLEGSIREHQQVMQWYGARGIPVELNEPHHWGMRDASDAVFVAAAFLSAYNTRAFGVRDYIAQMMFNSPPGLSDKMDLAKMLTALDLITPLASPSPHFTEQNGENEGGFRIWKQTRIGLLSHPLDPEAARGHLAASTYLQMSLRPHIYHIVGHTEADHAATADDVIVASRVARRAIENALGAPDLTADPIVARRRAELAAETNAILDAIRALAGPDAADPFTDAATLARAVTSGILDAPQLVNNKFGRGEVRTRIVDGACVSVDGTGNPISERERIAKLI, encoded by the coding sequence ATGACGAACGCCAGGAGAACTGTCGTCGCGGCCGCGTTGGGAGAGTGCGTGCATGTGGCGGGAGTGATGAACTTCCTCCGTTTGGCGGAAGCGGCCGGATGGCGGACCGTGTTCCTCGGCCCGGCGGTCGCGACGGAAGACGTCCTGGCCGCCGCGCGGCGCGAGGACGCGGACCTGGTCGGCGTGTCGTACCGCCTGACGCCGGAGACCGGCGAACGCCTGCTGGGAGAATTCGCCGAAGCCGCGGATGAACTGCGCGAGAGCGGAGTCCGCTTTGCCTTTGGAGGCACGCCGCCGGTCGCCGAACGGGCGAAGGCGTTGCAGTTCTTCGAGCGCGTCTTCGACGGCAGCGAACCGGTCGAGGCCGTCCTCGGCTATCTCAAAGGTCAGAACATCGCGGGGGAATCAAGTCAACAATTTCCGCAGACCGCGATCGAGCGCATCCGCTGGAAATCGCCGTACCCGATCCTGCGGCATCACTTTGGTTTACCCACAATGGAGGACACGCTGGCGGGCATCGAAAAGATCGCCGAGGCGCAGGCCCTCGACGTGATCTCGCTCGGCATAGACCAGGACGCGCAGGAAAACTTCTACCATCCCGAAAGGCAGGACCCGCGCAGAAAAGGCGCGGGCGGCGTCCCCGTCCGCTCCGAGGCGGACTACCGCGCGCTGTACGCGGCCAGCCGCCGCGGCAACTTCCCGCTCCTGCGCGCCTACTCCGGCACGGACGATTTCATCCGCCTGGCCGAAATGTACGCCGACACGATCCACATCGCCTGGTGCGCCATCCCGCTCTTCTGGTTCAACCAGATGGACGGGCGCGGCCCCTGGGACCTGGAAGGCTCGATCCGCGAACACCAGCAGGTCATGCAGTGGTACGGCGCGCGCGGCATCCCCGTCGAACTCAACGAGCCGCATCACTGGGGCATGCGCGACGCCTCCGACGCGGTCTTCGTCGCCGCGGCGTTCCTCTCCGCGTACAACACGCGCGCCTTCGGCGTGCGGGATTACATCGCGCAGATGATGTTCAACAGCCCGCCCGGCCTCTCCGACAAAATGGACCTGGCAAAAATGCTGACGGCGCTGGATCTCATCACCCCCCTGGCTTCGCCATCCCCTCATTTTACGGAGCAAAATGGGGAGAACGAGGGGGGCTTCCGCATCTGGAAGCAAACCCGCATCGGACTGCTTTCGCATCCCCTCGACCCCGAAGCGGCGCGCGGCCATCTGGCCGCTTCCACCTACCTGCAGATGTCGCTGCGTCCGCACATCTACCACATCGTCGGTCACACCGAGGCGGATCACGCCGCCACCGCCGACGACGTGATCGTCGCCAGCCGCGTCGCGCGCCGCGCCATCGAAAACGCGCTGGGCGCGCCCGACCTGACCGCCGACCCGATCGTCGCCCGACGCCGCGCCGAACTCGCCGCCGAGACGAACGCCATCCTCGACGCCATCCGCGCCCTCGCGGGACCCGACGCGGCCGACCCGTTCACGGACGCCGCGACCCTCGCCCGCGCGGTCACGTCGGGAATCCTCGACGCGCCGCAGCTGGTCAACAACAAATTCGGGCGCGGGGAAGTCCGCACGCGCATCGTGGACGGCGCCTGCGTCAGCGTGGACGGGACGGGGAATCCCATTTCGGAGCGCGAACGGATCGCGAAATTAATATGA
- a CDS encoding asparagine synthase: MAGIAGIAQPGQSELVNQMLDRMAHRGPDWRAVREEDGVTFGALGLDIQTQDLDALKSNGLVRDRAGRGRFAQAQANSNGFALKRDALGVRPLYYGWTSEGALCFASEVKGLLAATRDVHEMPPGHTFDGARLSRNSEIAVQPSDMDAPEVMARELRRRLERSVQARIGDGNVGAWLSGGIDSSALAALARPLVSALHTFAAGLPGAPDLEFARLAADFIRSEHHERVVQPEEIPAVLPEAIHALESFDALLVRSSVMNYLAAESASDYVPAVFSGEGGDELFAGYEYLKELPPAGLPEELIDIVNRLHNTALQRVDRCSSAFGMVAYVGFLDSEVVEYALKIPAGLKIRNGVEKWVLREAMKDALPGPILRRPKVKFWQGAGVEDFLEKYADKKVSDADFERERGLPDGSRLNSKEELLYYRIFREYFGEFDDLSWMGRTKRTQAS, from the coding sequence ATGGCTGGAATCGCAGGGATCGCCCAACCCGGGCAAAGCGAACTTGTCAACCAAATGCTGGATCGAATGGCGCATCGCGGTCCCGACTGGCGCGCTGTGCGCGAGGAGGACGGCGTCACCTTCGGCGCGCTCGGTTTGGACATTCAAACGCAGGACCTGGACGCGTTGAAATCGAACGGACTCGTCCGCGACCGCGCCGGCAGGGGACGCTTCGCCCAGGCGCAGGCAAACTCAAACGGCTTCGCCCTCAAACGCGACGCGCTGGGCGTGCGGCCTCTTTATTACGGCTGGACCTCGGAAGGCGCATTGTGCTTCGCGTCCGAGGTCAAAGGCCTGCTGGCCGCCACGCGCGACGTCCACGAAATGCCTCCCGGCCACACCTTCGACGGCGCTCGCCTGAGCAGGAATTCCGAAATCGCCGTTCAACCATCCGATATGGACGCGCCGGAAGTCATGGCGCGTGAACTGCGCCGGCGGTTGGAGCGATCCGTTCAAGCGCGAATCGGCGACGGGAACGTCGGCGCGTGGCTCTCCGGCGGGATCGACTCGAGCGCTCTGGCCGCGCTGGCGCGTCCGCTTGTGAGCGCGCTCCACACCTTCGCGGCCGGGCTGCCGGGCGCGCCGGACCTCGAGTTTGCGCGCCTCGCCGCCGACTTCATCCGCTCCGAGCATCACGAACGCGTCGTCCAGCCGGAAGAGATTCCCGCCGTCCTGCCAGAGGCGATCCACGCCCTCGAGTCGTTCGACGCGCTGCTGGTACGATCCAGCGTAATGAATTACCTGGCGGCCGAGAGCGCGTCGGATTACGTTCCGGCCGTTTTTTCGGGCGAGGGCGGCGACGAGTTGTTCGCCGGGTATGAATATCTGAAGGAACTTCCCCCGGCCGGCCTCCCCGAGGAACTCATAGATATCGTCAACCGTTTACACAACACCGCCTTGCAGCGCGTGGACCGGTGTTCGTCGGCTTTCGGGATGGTGGCCTACGTCGGCTTTTTGGATTCCGAGGTGGTCGAATACGCCTTGAAGATCCCCGCCGGGCTGAAGATCCGCAACGGCGTGGAAAAATGGGTCCTGCGCGAGGCTATGAAGGACGCGCTGCCCGGTCCGATTTTGCGTCGTCCCAAGGTAAAATTCTGGCAGGGCGCCGGCGTGGAAGATTTTCTGGAGAAATACGCCGATAAAAAGGTCAGCGACGCGGATTTCGAGCGCGAGCGCGGCCTGCCCGACGGCAGCCGCCTGAATTCAAAAGAAGAGCTCCTCTATTACCGCATCTTCCGTGAATATTTCGGCGAATTTGACGACCTGTCCTGGATGGGACGCACCAAAAGAACACAGGCATCATAG
- a CDS encoding dehydratase — translation MPGLYFEEFSVGQKIASVGRTVTEGDIMTFAGLTGDYNQIHTDAAFAATTQFGQRIAHGLLGLSIAVGLLMRTGALEGTVLAFREIVEWKFVRPVFIGDTLRVEMEVKELKAMPRIGGGQALVALDVKNQKDETLMRGTLAVLVASKPQ, via the coding sequence ATGCCAGGACTTTACTTTGAAGAATTTTCCGTCGGACAAAAAATAGCCAGCGTCGGGCGCACCGTGACCGAGGGCGATATTATGACCTTCGCCGGGCTGACGGGCGACTACAACCAGATTCACACCGACGCGGCGTTTGCCGCGACCACACAGTTCGGCCAGCGCATCGCGCACGGGCTGCTGGGACTGTCCATCGCGGTCGGCCTGCTCATGCGGACGGGCGCGCTGGAAGGGACCGTCCTCGCCTTCCGCGAGATCGTCGAATGGAAATTCGTCAGACCCGTTTTCATCGGCGACACGCTCCGCGTCGAGATGGAAGTCAAAGAATTGAAAGCCATGCCGCGCATCGGCGGCGGACAGGCGCTCGTCGCGCTGGATGTGAAGAACCAGAAAGACGAAACGCTCATGCGTGGAACTCTGGCCGTCCTGGTGGCGTCTAAACCGCAATGA
- a CDS encoding carboxypeptidase (penicillin-binding protein) — MTEDDRERERIRRLLNSEEETRDDITPHHATGQRPRVYEGPLPRPRLDADNMPLPRRVEETDPEGTRVTLAAYQPVPPPPPSAPPPASTPNAARWTEADRQPPSRPPFDTRRALGCAAYGLIGGLFAAALLALLAVTIAVLSYYSIARTLPSVADLQSRASQFETTRILDRNGAVLYEILDPSAGRRTYVPLSKISPAVVAATIAVEDKDFYEHPGFDPWAIARALWDNYRTGGEGGGASTITQQLARALLLSPEERAQRTVKRKAREIVLAAEITRRYTKDQILELYLNEIYYGNLAYGIEAAAETYFHTTADKLTLAQASFLAGLPQSPAVYDIYANRDAALKRHEQALVLIFILSQDRNCIKVSNSAQRVCMDAPAATGAAEEIRNYQFPPLNFDMRYPHWVNYVRGILESKYDAQTIYRSGFTVTTTLDPQLQDEAQRIVSEQVAALAANNARNGALVAVRPATGEILAMVGSADFNNVEISGQINMAVSATRQPGSSIKPITYAAAFEKGWTPSTLIWDVPSEFPPSGLAADSRPPYIPSNYDGKFHGPVTARVALANSFNVPAVKTLQFVGVYDDPATPEKDGMIAMAERLGIASLTAPDYGLALTLGGGEVSLLEMTSAFSVFANEGRKSPPVAILKITDLNGKVVDEYKPVVGEQVIRPEHAFLISSILSDNEARSWMFGYNSVLNLPFPAAAKTGTSGTPRGDAAQLVFDNWTLGYTPDLVTGVWVGNADYSPMINTTGSTGAAPIWSQFMQYAAPIVSGGNLRGFIPPPGIVTETVCATSGTRPSQWCRGGQRQEYFAADQPPLPAGKDLFRKIKIDSWSGLEASAACGDEFAEEVLAFQVSDPWGRRWLQSPDGRNWLSAHDLPAGEPVFAPDRECTADDPHPILEFGNLKDGQVVTNSLVEVRGVADATGGFRGWALDYAHSDDPDNWFLVAEGRQPVRGGLLALLDLSMAQNGIIGLRLRIEGPNGAAAEKIILLNLQLPNPPTEIPPTDTPIPPTDTPPPTPVPPTSTPVEPPTETPIPPPTATETPTLPPP, encoded by the coding sequence ATGACTGAAGACGACCGCGAACGCGAACGAATCCGCAGACTGCTGAACTCCGAAGAAGAGACCCGCGACGACATCACGCCGCATCATGCTACGGGACAGCGGCCGCGCGTCTACGAGGGACCGCTTCCTCGTCCGCGCCTCGACGCCGACAACATGCCCCTCCCTCGCCGCGTGGAGGAGACCGACCCGGAGGGGACGCGCGTCACCCTGGCCGCGTACCAGCCCGTCCCTCCTCCGCCTCCGTCCGCGCCTCCGCCTGCGTCCACGCCGAACGCCGCGCGCTGGACGGAGGCCGATCGGCAGCCTCCGTCGCGTCCGCCTTTCGATACGCGCCGCGCGCTGGGATGCGCCGCCTACGGTTTGATCGGCGGTTTGTTCGCGGCGGCGCTGCTCGCGCTGCTCGCGGTCACCATCGCCGTCCTCAGTTACTACTCCATCGCGCGCACGCTTCCCAGCGTGGCGGACTTGCAGTCGCGCGCTTCGCAGTTCGAGACCACGCGCATCCTGGACCGCAACGGCGCCGTCCTTTACGAGATCCTCGATCCCAGCGCGGGACGCCGCACCTACGTCCCGCTCAGCAAAATTTCCCCGGCCGTCGTCGCGGCCACCATCGCCGTCGAAGACAAGGACTTCTACGAGCATCCGGGCTTCGACCCGTGGGCCATTGCCCGCGCCCTGTGGGACAACTACCGCACCGGCGGGGAGGGAGGCGGCGCGTCCACCATCACGCAGCAATTGGCGCGGGCGCTGCTGCTCTCGCCCGAAGAGCGCGCCCAGCGGACGGTCAAGCGCAAAGCGCGCGAGATCGTCCTCGCGGCGGAGATCACGCGGCGTTATACCAAAGACCAGATCCTCGAACTCTACCTGAACGAAATCTATTACGGCAACCTCGCCTACGGAATCGAAGCCGCGGCCGAGACGTACTTCCACACCACCGCAGACAAGTTGACCCTCGCCCAGGCCAGCTTCCTCGCGGGGCTTCCGCAATCGCCCGCAGTCTACGACATTTACGCCAACCGCGACGCCGCCTTGAAGCGGCACGAGCAGGCGCTGGTGTTGATATTCATCCTCAGCCAGGACAGGAACTGCATCAAGGTCAGCAACAGCGCGCAGCGCGTCTGCATGGACGCGCCGGCCGCCACCGGCGCCGCGGAAGAGATCCGCAATTATCAATTCCCGCCGCTCAACTTCGACATGCGGTACCCGCACTGGGTGAACTATGTGCGCGGCATCCTCGAAAGCAAATACGACGCGCAGACCATCTACCGCTCGGGCTTCACCGTCACCACCACGCTCGACCCCCAATTGCAGGACGAGGCCCAGCGCATCGTCTCCGAGCAGGTCGCCGCGCTCGCCGCCAACAACGCCCGCAACGGCGCGCTGGTCGCCGTCCGCCCCGCCACCGGGGAGATCCTCGCCATGGTCGGCTCGGCGGATTTCAACAACGTCGAGATCAGCGGACAGATCAACATGGCCGTCAGCGCCACGCGCCAGCCTGGCTCGTCCATCAAACCCATCACCTACGCCGCCGCGTTCGAAAAGGGCTGGACGCCCTCCACGTTGATCTGGGACGTGCCGAGCGAGTTCCCGCCCTCGGGACTCGCGGCCGACTCGCGTCCGCCGTACATCCCCTCGAACTACGACGGCAAATTCCACGGTCCCGTCACCGCCCGCGTGGCGCTGGCGAACTCGTTCAACGTCCCGGCGGTCAAAACCCTGCAATTCGTCGGCGTGTACGACGACCCGGCCACCCCGGAGAAGGATGGGATGATCGCCATGGCCGAACGGCTGGGCATCGCCTCGTTGACCGCGCCCGACTACGGTCTCGCGTTGACGCTCGGCGGCGGCGAAGTCAGCCTGCTCGAGATGACGTCCGCTTTCTCGGTCTTCGCGAACGAGGGGCGGAAATCCCCGCCCGTCGCCATCCTGAAGATCACCGACCTCAACGGCAAAGTGGTTGACGAATACAAACCCGTCGTGGGCGAGCAGGTCATCCGCCCCGAACACGCCTTCCTGATCTCGTCCATCCTTTCGGATAACGAGGCGCGCTCGTGGATGTTCGGTTACAACTCGGTATTGAACCTGCCCTTTCCCGCGGCCGCCAAGACCGGCACCAGCGGGACCCCGCGCGGGGACGCGGCGCAGCTGGTCTTCGACAACTGGACGCTCGGCTACACTCCCGACCTCGTGACCGGCGTCTGGGTCGGAAACGCGGACTACAGCCCGATGATCAACACCACCGGCTCCACCGGCGCGGCGCCGATTTGGAGTCAGTTCATGCAATACGCCGCGCCCATCGTCAGCGGAGGCAACCTGCGCGGCTTCATCCCGCCGCCCGGCATCGTGACGGAGACGGTCTGCGCCACTTCGGGGACTCGGCCCTCGCAGTGGTGCCGCGGCGGACAGCGGCAGGAATACTTCGCGGCCGACCAGCCTCCGCTGCCCGCGGGCAAGGACCTGTTCCGCAAGATCAAGATCGACTCATGGTCCGGCCTCGAGGCCTCGGCGGCCTGCGGCGACGAATTCGCCGAGGAGGTTCTGGCGTTCCAGGTGAGCGATCCGTGGGGACGCAGGTGGCTGCAAAGTCCCGATGGGAGGAACTGGCTCTCCGCCCACGATCTCCCGGCTGGCGAACCGGTCTTCGCGCCCGACCGCGAATGCACCGCCGACGACCCGCATCCGATTTTGGAATTTGGCAATCTTAAGGACGGCCAGGTCGTGACCAATTCGCTTGTGGAAGTGCGCGGCGTCGCGGACGCCACCGGCGGATTCCGCGGCTGGGCGCTGGACTACGCCCACAGCGACGACCCCGACAATTGGTTCCTGGTTGCCGAGGGACGCCAGCCTGTGCGCGGCGGGCTGCTGGCTTTGCTCGACCTGAGCATGGCGCAAAACGGCATCATCGGATTGCGCCTGCGGATCGAAGGCCCGAACGGCGCGGCCGCGGAAAAAATCATCCTGCTGAACCTGCAACTGCCGAATCCGCCGACGGAGATTCCGCCCACAGACACGCCCATCCCGCCGACGGATACCCCGCCGCCGACTCCCGTCCCGCCGACTTCGACGCCCGTCGAGCCGCCGACCGAGACCCCGATCCCGCCTCCCACCGCGACCGAGACTCCCACCCTTCCGCCGCCGTAA
- a CDS encoding NADP transhydrogenase subunit alpha, with product MTRKHTVIGAGHGGKAMAAHLALMGFSVTLFNRTASHVEIIKKRGGIELDSQDESGPRGFAKLAKVTSDIGEALEQAEVIQVALPSSAHADIAAAAAPHLKDGQVVILHPGRTCGALEFVKVIRDRGCAADVTVAEAETFIYASRSDGPAQARIFRIKEAVPLAALPASRTAQVLEVIHEAYPQFIDGVDVLNTGLNNMGAIFHPALTLLNAGWIESTHGDYQFYIDGVTPSVARMLEVLDRERVTVASALGIRARTALEWLRLAYAAEGEDLYEAIHNQPGYYGIKAPPTLQHRYLFEDIPMSLVPIASIGKRYGVAVGAMESVIKIGSIIHRTDYWRRGRTVEKLGLEQWSVSELTRFVQEGVIE from the coding sequence ATGACTCGCAAACACACTGTCATCGGCGCGGGCCACGGCGGAAAAGCCATGGCCGCGCATCTGGCGTTGATGGGATTCTCCGTCACGCTATTCAACCGCACCGCCTCGCACGTGGAGATCATCAAAAAGCGCGGCGGCATCGAACTGGACAGCCAGGATGAAAGCGGGCCGCGCGGCTTCGCCAAACTCGCCAAGGTCACGTCCGATATCGGCGAGGCGCTGGAGCAGGCCGAGGTAATCCAAGTGGCGCTGCCCTCCTCCGCCCACGCGGACATCGCCGCGGCGGCCGCGCCGCATTTGAAGGACGGACAGGTCGTCATCCTGCACCCGGGCCGCACCTGCGGCGCGCTCGAATTCGTCAAAGTGATACGCGACCGCGGCTGCGCGGCCGACGTCACCGTGGCCGAGGCGGAGACCTTCATCTACGCCTCCCGCTCCGACGGTCCCGCGCAGGCGCGTATTTTCCGCATCAAGGAGGCCGTGCCGCTCGCCGCGCTCCCCGCCAGCCGCACCGCTCAGGTTTTGGAAGTCATCCACGAAGCCTATCCCCAGTTCATTGACGGGGTGGATGTGCTCAACACCGGCCTCAACAATATGGGCGCCATCTTCCACCCCGCGTTGACGCTGTTGAACGCCGGCTGGATCGAATCCACGCACGGCGATTATCAGTTCTACATTGACGGCGTGACGCCCTCGGTGGCGCGCATGTTGGAGGTGCTGGACCGCGAACGCGTGACGGTGGCTTCGGCGCTCGGCATCCGCGCCCGCACCGCGCTGGAATGGCTGAGGCTGGCCTACGCCGCGGAGGGAGAAGACCTCTACGAAGCCATCCACAACCAGCCCGGCTATTACGGCATCAAAGCGCCGCCCACATTACAGCACCGCTATCTCTTCGAGGACATCCCGATGAGCCTGGTGCCGATCGCCTCCATCGGCAAAAGATACGGCGTGGCCGTCGGCGCCATGGAGAGCGTCATCAAGATCGGCAGCATCATCCATCGCACCGACTATTGGAGGCGCGGGCGGACCGTGGAAAAGCTGGGACTCGAACAATGGAGCGTGAGCGAATTGACGCGCTTCGTGCAGGAAGGCGTGATCGAGTAA